Proteins from a genomic interval of Ciona intestinalis chromosome 9, KH, whole genome shotgun sequence:
- the LOC104265994 gene encoding uncharacterized protein LOC104265994 produces MATDRKGESAARTDLQTSEKDEDLAHRKLARHQQDVIVQIERVDEDQNGSDLASNKQTSCAYVNNSFVPDVESSENTKYPSKFYSYSFSPPSERKKYPPRSRHTSGNSKIITTMVLGRSPERSSPWRLDHESQPILDHRKASQAQMDDLDCV; encoded by the exons ATGGCTACAGATAGAAAGGGAGAGTCTGCTGCACGGACGGATTTACAGACAAGCGAGAAGGACGAGGATTTGGCGCATAGGAAGTTAGCAAGACACCAACAAGACGTTATTGTACAAATTGAAAGAGTTGACGAGGACCAGAATGGTTCAGATTTAGcatcaaacaaacaaacttccTGTGCTTATGTCAACAACAGTTTTGTGCCTGATGTAGAGAGCAGTGAAAACACAAAG TACCCATCAAAGTTCTATAGTTATTCATTTTCTCCTCCTTCggaaagaaagaaatatcCTCCGCGATCCCGTCATACTTCAGGTAACTCCAAGATTATTACCACCATGGTTCTGGGAAGATCTCCGGAACGCAGCTCGCCATGG CGCTTGGACCATGAGTCGCAACCAATCCTCGACCACAGGAAAGCCTCCCAAGCACAAATGGACGACTTGGAttgtgtgtga